A window of Streptomyces sp. Je 1-332 genomic DNA:
GAGCGATGCCAGCAGCGCTACCGACGCCACCGGTGCGGCTCCGATGTGAAGGGTCTGCTCGCCGTCGGCGATTTGCAGCCGATGTCCCAGCAGGGGGTCCGCGATCAGCCACACCAGGGCGGCGGTCAGGACGGCTAACGCCGTAACCACCAGGCGCCTTCTCGGCGCGCTCACTTGACGCCCCCCGAGACCGCTCCGTGCAGGAAGACGTCCACCAGCTCCTGAGCGGTCAGGTCGGGTTCGTCCTCCGTTCGCGGCTGGGTGAAGAGCAGCCCGAAGAAGAGGGCGGCGATCTGCTCGGGCGGCCGGCGCAAGGCCGCCCTCTCCGGCTCCAGTAGCTCCGCGAGGGCTGCGCGGATACGGGACGTCGACTCTTGGCGGCCCGCGCCGCGCACCGTTCCGGGGTGCTTGCCGCCGCGATGCCCCAGCGAGCCGACGATCGCGCCCATCCTGTCCATGTGCGCCTGCAGCGCCTCGGCCGCCTCCGCGAGCCGGTCGGGCAGAGGCTGGGACACGTCGATCGCGTCGAGCTCGCGGATCGCGTGCTCGGGGGAGAGGGCCTCGGCCACGCAGGCCTGCAGCAGTTCGTCCTTGTCGGCGAAGACACGGAAGATCGTGCCCTCGCCGATGCCCGCGGCGCGGGCGATCTTCGAGGTCGTCACCGTGGCCCCGTACTCGGCGATCAGCGGGATGGCGGTCTGGATGATCATTTCGCGGCGCCGCTCCGGCGACATGGCGGCGGCGCGGCGGCGGGGGGTCGGGTTCTCCTTGGCTGCTGTCATGACCGTGAGCTTACGGAGTGAGTCCTCACTCCGTCAATGAGTGAGGACTCACTCCGTTCGAGTGGCGTACTCGCCCTAACCCTGAACCTGACGGTCAGACACCACTCAAGTGGACCTGCGTCTTTCAGCAGTCGCGGTGGTTTGAGGGATGAGCCTGGCAAGGCGTTCGACGGTGGGGTGCATGCGCTCGGTCACCCGAGACCGCCGTCGCTCTGGAGAAGCTGGCCGTTGATCCATCCGCCCTCGGTGGAACAGAGAAACGAGACCAGGTTCGCGCAGTCCTGCGGCACGCCCAGGCGCCCCAGGGGAGCAGAGCGGGCCATGTCCGCCCTCTGCTCCTCGGTCATCCACCCGGTGTCGGTGGGCCCGGGGTTGACCGCGTTGCAGGTCACTCCCAGGTGGGCCAGTTCACGCGCGGCGGCCAGCGTGATGCGGTCCATCGCACCCTTGCTTGCCCCGTAAGGCAGGTTGCCGGCTGTGTGGTCGCTGGTCAGGCTGACGATGCGCCCGCTGCCATGTTCCCCGCGAAACCGCAGCCCGTACTCCCGGATCAGTAGCCAGCTCGCGCGCGCGTTGACCGCGAAGTGCAGGTCGAAGCTTTCCACCGTCGTGTCCAACAGCCCCGAGTCGACCGACTCGCAGTGGCAGAGCGCCAACGCGGTGACGTTCCCCAGTTCGCGCTCGACGCTGTCGAAAAGCTGAGCCGGCACGACCGGATCGCTCAGGTCCGCCTCGATGGCATGGGCCCTCGCCCCGAGTGACGCCACCTGCTTCCGTAAGTTCTCAGGCGCCCCCGGCTCTCCGCCCCACTGCATCCGCGCGTCATACGGAGTCCAGTACGTGAACGCCACGTCCCAGCCCGTCCGGGCCAGATCCACGACCACGGACGTCGCGATTCCCGCCGAACGCCCCGCCCCCGTGACCAGGGCAAGCGGGCGCCCCGAAGCTGCCATGTCCCGTCGCTCATCCCCGTACGTCTCGCCGCTCATGATCCCCATCCTGGCGCGACACGCGGCCCCTGGCACTCACTTTTCCCAACGGCGCGACGCCCTCGGCGTCCGGAGCCGGAATCACAAACGCCGGTTCCTGCGCCCAGCGGCCACCTCCCATCACATAGGGAGCAACTGGGATCGAGTTCGCGTACCCCAGCGTTCGAGCGAGGGGCCGACGGCGCCCACCGTGGCGAAGAACGCGCCGAGGACCAGCCAGCCGGTGGTGCCAAGTCCGAGTACGACGGTGGTGAGGATGGCGGGGGCGAGTGCCTGGCCCGCGCTGAAGCCGAGCCCGAGAAGGCCTTGGTACTGGCCTTGCGCATGGTCCGGCGCCAGGCCGAAACCGAGGGCGAATCCGGCCGAGGACTCCCAGATCTCGCCGAGGCTGTGGACGAAGATCGCCGCGACGACGAGGGCGACGGCCGCCCACACCGGAGTGTGCGCGGTCAGGGCCATCATCGGACAACTGAGGAGGAAGAGCAGCCCCGCCGTGCGGAATGCTCTGCCGCCGTCGCGAGGCGTTTCGATACGGGATCCGATTCTGGTCTGCAAGAGGACGCAGACTCCCGCATTGAGCGCGAATACCGCGGCCACGGTCCAGCGCGGCGCGTCGGTGTGCTCCGAGATCCAGATCGGCAGAAGCAAAGACACCGCCGGGTATTGCAGCCCCATCGCACCATAGAGGGCGGTGAACGCGACGAACGGACGGTCGCGGAGAGCGATCCAGCGACGCTGTTCCGGCGGTCGCGCCAACGCTCGGTAGTGGGGGAGCAAGAACAAGAGAAGCGCGCACAGCGCAAAGCTGGTCGCATTGCCGAGAATCAGAACGGTGTAGGCAGTGCGAGTATCCGCAGCGACCGCGACTCCGGCACTCACGGTTCCCAGGACGACGCCCAGATTGACGTAGGTGCGGAGCTTTGCCCTGAACAGCGCAGGGCGGTCGGTGCCGACCCGGACCACGAGGGCTCCCCAGGCCGCGCCGCCGACTGCCGCGGCGAGTTGATCGACGGTTGCGACGACCGTGAGTGCGCCCCAGCTCTCGACCAGTACGAGAGCGGACATCGCCACTGCCTGAACTGCCAGAGCGAGCACCATGATCGTGCGAGGCCCGCGTCGATCGGCCAGGTGACCCCCCGGTATGCCCGCGAGCAGGCCCAGCAACCCAGCGACCGTGAGAGCGGCACCGACCTGCGCCGGCGGTAGACCCACGACCAACGTGAAGTAGAGCGCCGACGCCGCGTTGAAGAGTCCATTGCCGACGCGGTTCACGAAGCTGGCCAGGATCAGTACACGCTCAGGCCTGTCATTCCCCGCTATGTGAGCTATTCGACCGGGCTTTCTTCCGGTGATCATGGACGCAGGCTAGCAGTGGTCGAACGCACCGCCAGGGGGGCGAAGTTGCGGCAGCGCGGTGCAGTGTCTGCTGTAGCGGTGCCGGGGACCGATCCAGAATATTTCGGAGTCCGGCGGTCCGAGGATGTCGAGAACGTGCCATCGGCTCCGTCCCAGGGACATCAGCGGCCACCACCGGCCGCACGAGGAAGAAGGAGAAGCCAGCATGGCGATTCAGCGGATGGACAATGTCGGCATCGTCGTCGAGGACATGGACGCGGCCATCGCGTTCTTCGTGGAACTCGGTATGGAGCTGGAGGGCAGGGCGGAGGTTCAAGGCCCCGTCGCCGACAAGTGCACCGGCCTCGACGGCGTCCACTGTGACATCGCGATGGTCCGCACTCCGGACGGACACAGCCGGCTCGAGCTGTCGAAGTACCGCAGCCCCGCGGCGATCAGCGCCGGGCCGCGCAACCAACCGCACAACATTCTGGGCACGCACCGCGTCATGTTCGCCGTCGACGACCTCGAGGACACCGTTGACCGCCTGCGCCCGCACGGCGCCGAAGTCCTCGGAGAGATCGCCCGGTTCGAGGACAGCTATCTGCTCTGCTATGTCCGCGGCCCCGAGGGCATCATCGTAGGACTGGCCGAGCAACTGGACTGAGACCGGGGACGATCCCACCAGGCCGCGTTGTTCCGCATGAGCGTGTACTTAGCGTGTACTTTTCGAGCGGCCTCCCGGAGTCTGTTCGCGTGGACTCACCGTTGACCACCTATCTGCTTCCCGCCGTGCTCGCCGTGATCATGTTCGGCCTCGGGCTCGGTCTGACCGTGGCCGACTTCCGAAGGATCGCGGCGTATCCGCGGGCCGTGGCCGTGGCGCTCGTCTGTCAGCTGGTGCTGCTGCCCGCCATCTGTCTGGGT
This region includes:
- a CDS encoding TetR/AcrR family transcriptional regulator, with protein sequence MTAAKENPTPRRRAAAMSPERRREMIIQTAIPLIAEYGATVTTSKIARAAGIGEGTIFRVFADKDELLQACVAEALSPEHAIRELDAIDVSQPLPDRLAEAAEALQAHMDRMGAIVGSLGHRGGKHPGTVRGAGRQESTSRIRAALAELLEPERAALRRPPEQIAALFFGLLFTQPRTEDEPDLTAQELVDVFLHGAVSGGVK
- a CDS encoding SDR family oxidoreductase codes for the protein MSGETYGDERRDMAASGRPLALVTGAGRSAGIATSVVVDLARTGWDVAFTYWTPYDARMQWGGEPGAPENLRKQVASLGARAHAIEADLSDPVVPAQLFDSVERELGNVTALALCHCESVDSGLLDTTVESFDLHFAVNARASWLLIREYGLRFRGEHGSGRIVSLTSDHTAGNLPYGASKGAMDRITLAAARELAHLGVTCNAVNPGPTDTGWMTEEQRADMARSAPLGRLGVPQDCANLVSFLCSTEGGWINGQLLQSDGGLG
- a CDS encoding VOC family protein, which translates into the protein MAIQRMDNVGIVVEDMDAAIAFFVELGMELEGRAEVQGPVADKCTGLDGVHCDIAMVRTPDGHSRLELSKYRSPAAISAGPRNQPHNILGTHRVMFAVDDLEDTVDRLRPHGAEVLGEIARFEDSYLLCYVRGPEGIIVGLAEQLD
- a CDS encoding MFS transporter, with the protein product MITGRKPGRIAHIAGNDRPERVLILASFVNRVGNGLFNAASALYFTLVVGLPPAQVGAALTVAGLLGLLAGIPGGHLADRRGPRTIMVLALAVQAVAMSALVLVESWGALTVVATVDQLAAAVGGAAWGALVVRVGTDRPALFRAKLRTYVNLGVVLGTVSAGVAVAADTRTAYTVLILGNATSFALCALLLFLLPHYRALARPPEQRRWIALRDRPFVAFTALYGAMGLQYPAVSLLLPIWISEHTDAPRWTVAAVFALNAGVCVLLQTRIGSRIETPRDGGRAFRTAGLLFLLSCPMMALTAHTPVWAAVALVVAAIFVHSLGEIWESSAGFALGFGLAPDHAQGQYQGLLGLGFSAGQALAPAILTTVVLGLGTTGWLVLGAFFATVGAVGPSLERWGTRTRSQLLPM